Within the Irregularibacter muris genome, the region ACCGACCAAAGAACTGATGAAACTGACCTTGGAACAGAAAATAGCTCACGGAGGTCATCCGGTCCTTCGGTGGATGATGGATAACATATTTGTTCGAACCGACCCTGCCGGAAATATAAAGGCGGATAAGGAAAAGTCGACTGAGAAAATCGACGGCGCGGTAGCAACCATCATGGCACTAGACCGCGCCATCCGATGCGGTAACGGCAGTGGCGGAGAATCGGTGTACAACGAGCGGGGACTGCTTATTTTGTAATGGGAACGATGTGTTTTTCAACCCTTTCAGTCGGAGTGCCTGTTGCGGCATATGAAGTCGCATTTTTAAAGATGTCTTGGTCCGTTGACTGCGGAAGCCGCTTCTTTTTTACGGGCTCAAGCCCCAACGGGGCAAGCGCCACTGATATCATTCTTCCGATTACCTGCTTGACCGTATCGTTTGTGATATCAAGATCGCAATTGGGTGCACAGAAATCAACAATCTGAGATGCGATAGCTACGAGGGCTGGAATGTCGGAAGCTGATAAATCAGCCATTTTTATTCGATTTTCCTCATCCCAGACGATGTTGTTATAAATTTCGCGAGCTGTTTGGCTGTCTTTGACTACTGAGCAGGTAGGGTGTGTTTTAACAAAGCTATCAAAGGTCATATAATTTTCCCCCTTTTTGATTTTAAGACGTAATATAACGTCCTTGTATTTCAAGGATAACAAATTACGTCCTTGGTGTCAATACCCATTTTGATTTTTTAGGAGGTGACGCTTATGGATTTATTAAAAGGACTGTTCCGTTCAAGGGATAAGCCTCAAAACCGTGTGGGCAGCGCGTTTTCATTCTTGTTTGGCGGCACCAGCAGTGGCAAAACAGTAAACGAGCGAACGGCTATGCAGACCACTGCGGTTTATGCCTGCGTAAGAATATTAGCCGAAGCAATCGCTGGACTGCCTTTACATGTATACCGATACCGCTTGGATGGTGGGAAGGAACGCATCGCACAGCACCCACTGTACTATCTTCTTCATAACGAACCTAACCCTGAGATGACTTCATTTGTGTTTCGAGAAACACTGATGAGTCATCTTTTACTTTGGGGCAATGCTTACGCGCAGATTGTTCGAAATGGTCGTGGCCAGGCTGTTGCGCTTTACCCACTGCTACCAAACAAGATGGAAGTCGGCCGAGCTCAAAACGGCGAGCTGGTCTACACCTATTATCGTGATGTTGACGAAAGCGGACTAAAGCCTAAAGGCGGCTATGTCACGCTCCGCAAGGATGAGGTGCTTCACATACCCGGTCTTGGTTTTGATGGACTCATTGGCTATAGCCCCATAGCGATGGCCAAGAACGCCATCGGCATGTCGCTTGCCACCGAGGAATACGGTGCGGCGTTCTTCGCTAACGGTGCAAATCCCGGTGGTGTATTGGAACATCCCGGTGTAATCAAGGATATCCAGCGGGTCAAAGATAGCTGGAACAGTGCCTATCAAGGAAGCGGTAATGCACACAAGGTTGCCGTACTGGAAGAAGGCATGAAGTTTCAGGCCATTGGTATCCCACCGGAGCAGGCGCAATTTCTGGAGACACGGAAATTTCAGATCAACGAAATCGCCCGTATCTTCCGTGTACCGCCACACATGGTGGGTGACCTTGAGAAGTCCAGCTTCTCCAACATCGAGCAACAATCGCTGGAGTTCGTAAAATACACACTCGATCCATGGGTAGTTCGCTGGGAGCAGAGCCTTCAGCAATCGTTAATCCTACCGTCAGAGAAAACGTCGCTGTTTATCAAGTTTAATCTGGATGGATTGCTTCGTGGTGACTACCAGAGCCGTATGAACGGTTATTCAGTCGGAAGGCAAAACGGATGGATGTCTGCCAATGACATCCGCGAGCTCGAGGATATGAACCGCATCCCAGCTGAGGAAGGCGGTGACTTGTATCTTGTGAACGGCAATATGCTCCCGCTTTCACAGGCGGGGAATTTTTATGAAAAGGAGGCTAATGGCCAATGAGAAAATTCTGGAACTGGGTGCGAGATGAAGCCACCGAAGAGCGCACCCTTTATCTCAACGGAGAAATCTCCGACGAGACCTGGTGGGGCGACGAAGTAACACCAAAGTT harbors:
- a CDS encoding phage portal protein: MDLLKGLFRSRDKPQNRVGSAFSFLFGGTSSGKTVNERTAMQTTAVYACVRILAEAIAGLPLHVYRYRLDGGKERIAQHPLYYLLHNEPNPEMTSFVFRETLMSHLLLWGNAYAQIVRNGRGQAVALYPLLPNKMEVGRAQNGELVYTYYRDVDESGLKPKGGYVTLRKDEVLHIPGLGFDGLIGYSPIAMAKNAIGMSLATEEYGAAFFANGANPGGVLEHPGVIKDIQRVKDSWNSAYQGSGNAHKVAVLEEGMKFQAIGIPPEQAQFLETRKFQINEIARIFRVPPHMVGDLEKSSFSNIEQQSLEFVKYTLDPWVVRWEQSLQQSLILPSEKTSLFIKFNLDGLLRGDYQSRMNGYSVGRQNGWMSANDIRELEDMNRIPAEEGGDLYLVNGNMLPLSQAGNFYEKEANGQ